DNA from Amycolatopsis sp. DSM 110486:
CGAGTTCGCCATGAACACCCCCGGCCGCAGGAACGTCCGGGCGAACCCGGCCTTCGTCACGGCGGCCTCCACCGCCGCAAACTCCGGCCCGCTCGATCCGGCTTGCACGTCCCCGACACTGCTGCCGGACAGCGCGACCACCCGCCGCACTCCCGCCTCGGCGGCGAGCTCGCAAAACCGCGTGACCGTGCGCGCCATCGGCGCGAGGTACACATCCTCGACGTCTTCGAGCGCCTGCGGCAGCGTCGACGGCCGCGCGAGCGACCCCACGACCACCTCGACCCCGGCCGGCAGCGCCGCCTGCACTGGGTCCTTCGTCAGCGCGCGCACCGCCACGCCGCGGGCCAGGAGTTCGTCGACCACGAGCCGCCCGACGTTTCCGGTCGCACCCGTCACCAGGATCGGCATGCTGCCCCCGCCTCTTCTCATCTGCCACAGCCTCTCGTATGCCGTACGGAATTAAACAGCGTACAGCATACGGAGAAGATGGTGCCAGTCGGAAAGACGAGGTCAGGACGTGATGGTCGGCAGCTCGGGGGCCGAGACGTCGTAGACCTTGCCCTTCTGCGTGAGCAGGGCGGCCAGCACCTTCGCCTTGCGGTCGGTCTTGCCGGCGTCGCCCCAGCGGACGGTCTTGCCGTCGGTGAGGGTGAACTGGACGCTGGCCGGCGTCTGGGCCGTCGCGGTGGTGACCTGCTTGAGCAGGGCCTGCGGGATCACGCCGAGCACCGCGGTCACCGCACGCGTCACCGGATCGTCGGCCGACACCTTCGGCAGCTTCAGCTCCGGCAGCCCCGCCGGGCGCGTCTTCACGGTCTTGAACACGACCCCGCCGCCGTCGACGAGGTGCACCCCGTCGCCACCCGGGCCGCTGTCGAAGAACGCGATGGCCGTGCGCTCGGTCACCGTGATCTCCACGGTGTTGGGCCACGAGCGCGACACGTCCACGGTCGCGACACCCGGCATCTCCGCCACTCGGTCGCGGATCCCGTCGACATCGACGAGCAGCATCGGCTTGTCGGCCGGCACGGCGGCGACGGCCCGGATCTGCTCCGCCGACACCGCTTTCGCGCCCTGAACCGCCACGTCCTTCACCCCGAGCATGGAGCTGAAGAACAGCAGGTATCCCAGACCCACGAGCGTGACGACCAGAAGCAGCGCGACCCAGCGGCGCCGGATCTCCTTCTTCCGCGTCGGACGCGCGCGCAGGCTCTCCGCCCGAGTCGCCCGGCCCGAGCGCGGGGCCGCCGAGCGGCTCGAACGGGTACGGCGGCGCTCCTCTTCGGAACGCCGCCCCCGCCGGGCCCTGGCCAGGGCAGCGCGATCCCGCTCGTCCTCTTCGGACGAGGGCGGGTTGCGGCGCTCCCTGGTCGACGTCATGCGCCCGCGGTCCTCCGATCGAGCTCGGCCAGGATCTCCGGGCCCAGCTGCGTCACGTCACCCGCGCCCATGGTCACCACGAGGTCACCCGGCTTCACGAGGTCGGCCACGAGCTTCGCCGCGAGGTCGAACGCGGGCTGGTAGTGCACCGGGCTCGTCACGCGGTCGGCGATCAGCGCACCCGTCACGCCCGGCACCGGCTCTTCGCGAGCGCCGTACACATCGAGCACCACGACCTCGTCGGCCAGCGACAGCGCCTCGGCGAACTCCGCCGCGAACGTCTGCGTGCGCGAGTACAGGTGCGGCTGGAACACCACGAGCACCCGGCCGAGCCCGGCCGCCGTGCGCACGGCCTTGAGCTGCGCGGCCACCTCGGTCGGGTGGTGGGCGTAGTCGTCGTACACGCGGACATCGCCGGAGCGGCCCTTGAACTCGAAGCGCCGGCGCACCCCGCCGAACGCGGCGAGCCCCTCGGCCAGGCCGGCCGCGGGCGCGCCCAGCTCGAGCCCGGCCAGCAGGGCCGCGACCGCGTTGAGCGCCATGTGCTCGCCCGGCACCGCCACGCGCAGGTCGAGTTCCTCGCCGTCGAGCGAAAGCCGCACCTGGCCGCCGTCCGGGGCGGGCTTGTAGTCGAGCACGCGTGCGTCGCCCGCGCCGATGGCGGTGCGGCCGTAGCGGCGCACGCGCACGCCCTCGGCCGCGGCCTCGTCGCCCAGCTTCGCGGCGCCCGGGTCGTCGGCGCACACCACGAGCAGCCCACCCGGCTGCAGGCGGCCGACGAACTCGGTGAACACCTTCACGTAAGCCTCGGCCGTGCCGTGGTGGTCGAGGTGGTCGGGCTCGACGTTGGTGACCACCGCGACCGACGGCGAGTACGTCAGGAACGAGCCGTCGCTCTCGTCGGCCTCCGCGATGAAGAGCCCGCCCTCGCCGTGGTGCGCGTTGGCACCCGACTCGTTGAGGTCGCCGCCGATCGCGAACGACGGGTCGAGCCGGCAGTGCTGCAGCGCCACAGTGAGCATCGACGTGGTCGACGTCTTGCCGTGCGTACCGGCGATGCAGGCCACGCGGTGGCCCTCCATCAACCCCGCGAGCGCCTGCGCACGGTGCAGCACAGGGATGTTGCGCGCACGGGCCGCGGCCAGCTCCGGGTTGGACTCCTTGATCGCCGTGGACACCACGACGGCCGACGGGGCTTCGGCGAGCGCGACGAGGTTCTCCGCGCGCTGGCCCACGAACAGCTCGGCGCCCTGGGCGCGCAGCGACAGCACCGCGCGCGACTCCTTGGCGTCCGAACCGGACACGGCCGCCCCGCGGGCGAGCAGGATCCGCGCGATGCCGGACATGCCGGCTCCGCCGATGCCGATCAGGTGCGCGCGGCGCAGTTCTTCGGGCAGCTCAGGCACCTGCGGCCTCCAGCACGATCTTGGCGAGCGTCTCGTCGGCCTCGCGGTGTCCCATCCCCACGGCGGCCTCGCTCATCTTCGCGACGCGCGCGGCGTCGGTGATCAGCGGCACGACCAGCTCGGCCACCTTGGCCGGGGTGAGCTCCCCGTCGGGCACCAGGAAAGCGGCGCCCGCGTCGACGGCGGGACGGGCGTTCACGGCCTGCTCGCCGTTGCCGTGCGGCAGCGGCACGAACACCGCGGGCAGCCCGACGGCGGACACCTCGGCCGCGGTCATCGCGCCCGAGCGGCACAGCACCACGTCGGCCGCGGCGTAGGCGAGGTCCATGCGTTCCAGGTAGGGCACCGGCACGTAGGCCGGCTTGCCCGGGAACTCCTGCACCACCAGGGTGTTCTTCGGACCGTGGGCGTGGAGGACGCCGACGCCGGCCTCGGCCAGCTCCTTCGCGGCGCCGGACACGGCGCTGTTGATCGACTGCGCGCCCTGCGAGCCGCCGAACACCAGCAGCGTCGGGGCGTCCGGGTCGAGGTCGAAGAACCTGCGGGCCTCGGCGCGCAGCGCGGCGCGGTCGAGCGTCGTGATGGACCGGCGCAGCGGGATCCCGACGACCTCGGCCTTCGGCAGCGGCGTGCCCGGCACGGCGACGGCGACGCGCGCGGCGAAGCGGGCGCCCACCTTGTTGGCCAGGCCCGGCGACTTGTTGGCCTCGTGCACCACGATCGGCGTGCGGCCCCGCGCGGCGAGGTACGCGGGCAGCGCGACGTAGCCGCCGAAGCCCACCACGACGTCGGCGCCGACGCGCTCCAGCACGTCGCGGGTCCGGCGCACGGAGTCGCGGACCTTCAGCGGGAGCCGCAG
Protein-coding regions in this window:
- the murC gene encoding UDP-N-acetylmuramate--L-alanine ligase, whose translation is MPELPEELRRAHLIGIGGAGMSGIARILLARGAAVSGSDAKESRAVLSLRAQGAELFVGQRAENLVALAEAPSAVVVSTAIKESNPELAAARARNIPVLHRAQALAGLMEGHRVACIAGTHGKTSTTSMLTVALQHCRLDPSFAIGGDLNESGANAHHGEGGLFIAEADESDGSFLTYSPSVAVVTNVEPDHLDHHGTAEAYVKVFTEFVGRLQPGGLLVVCADDPGAAKLGDEAAAEGVRVRRYGRTAIGAGDARVLDYKPAPDGGQVRLSLDGEELDLRVAVPGEHMALNAVAALLAGLELGAPAAGLAEGLAAFGGVRRRFEFKGRSGDVRVYDDYAHHPTEVAAQLKAVRTAAGLGRVLVVFQPHLYSRTQTFAAEFAEALSLADEVVVLDVYGAREEPVPGVTGALIADRVTSPVHYQPAFDLAAKLVADLVKPGDLVVTMGAGDVTQLGPEILAELDRRTAGA
- the murG gene encoding undecaprenyldiphospho-muramoylpentapeptide beta-N-acetylglucosaminyltransferase gives rise to the protein MSNPVKGAERSPSGKVPVVVVAGGGTAGHIEPALALADAVMRLRPDAKVIALGTARGLENKLVPARGYPLELIPPVPMPRKPTPELLRLPLKVRDSVRRTRDVLERVGADVVVGFGGYVALPAYLAARGRTPIVVHEANKSPGLANKVGARFAARVAVAVPGTPLPKAEVVGIPLRRSITTLDRAALRAEARRFFDLDPDAPTLLVFGGSQGAQSINSAVSGAAKELAEAGVGVLHAHGPKNTLVVQEFPGKPAYVPVPYLERMDLAYAAADVVLCRSGAMTAAEVSAVGLPAVFVPLPHGNGEQAVNARPAVDAGAAFLVPDGELTPAKVAELVVPLITDAARVAKMSEAAVGMGHREADETLAKIVLEAAGA
- a CDS encoding cell division protein FtsQ/DivIB produces the protein MTSTRERRNPPSSEEDERDRAALARARRGRRSEEERRRTRSSRSAAPRSGRATRAESLRARPTRKKEIRRRWVALLLVVTLVGLGYLLFFSSMLGVKDVAVQGAKAVSAEQIRAVAAVPADKPMLLVDVDGIRDRVAEMPGVATVDVSRSWPNTVEITVTERTAIAFFDSGPGGDGVHLVDGGGVVFKTVKTRPAGLPELKLPKVSADDPVTRAVTAVLGVIPQALLKQVTTATAQTPASVQFTLTDGKTVRWGDAGKTDRKAKVLAALLTQKGKVYDVSAPELPTITS